In the Clostridium beijerinckii genome, one interval contains:
- a CDS encoding DUF975 family protein yields MKISELKRKSKKQLKGKWGIAITTLFVSLIIISGFYVAMKLLQPDGGLLTAIGECVSVFLGGMATLGTCKFVLNLAFSNNEEKFNDLFVGINIYFKTLGLWILINLTVSIATMFLIIPGIIVSLMFSQAFFILCEDNNKSIIECLKQSLSIMRGYKIRLLLLELSFVGWWIMSILTFGIGVLWIYPYQQVTRANFYLEIKK; encoded by the coding sequence ATGAAGATATCTGAACTAAAGAGAAAGTCGAAAAAACAATTAAAAGGAAAATGGGGAATAGCAATAACAACTTTATTTGTAAGTTTAATAATAATAAGTGGATTTTACGTTGCGATGAAGTTGCTTCAACCAGATGGAGGTCTTCTTACTGCTATTGGTGAATGTGTTAGTGTTTTCTTAGGTGGAATGGCTACGTTAGGAACATGCAAATTTGTATTAAATTTGGCATTCAGTAATAATGAGGAAAAGTTTAATGATTTATTTGTAGGCATTAATATTTACTTTAAGACCTTAGGATTATGGATATTGATTAATTTAACTGTATCTATTGCAACAATGTTTTTGATAATCCCTGGTATTATAGTCTCGCTTATGTTTTCACAAGCGTTCTTCATATTATGTGAAGATAACAATAAGTCTATAATAGAATGTTTAAAGCAGAGTCTATCAATTATGAGGGGATATAAGATTCGCTTGTTACTCCTTGAGTTAAGTTTTGTTGGGTGGTGGATTATGTCAATTCTGACTTTTGGAATAGGAGTCTTATGGATATATCCATATCAACAAGTAACTCGTGCCAATTTTTATTTAGAGATAAAAAAGTAA
- a CDS encoding homoserine dehydrogenase → MKKVKIALLGLGNVGRGVWMILNSNKEEIMKRCGYEVEIAKVLVRDKNKPRGIEISDELVTTDFNEILKDSSIKIVVEVMGGMEPAREYMLRCMENKKHIVTANKMLLATGGDELFEKADENGIMFSYEASVAGGIPIIKGIDESLTANKIETLYGIVNGTTNYILSKMELEGADFDDVLKEAQEKGYAEADPTSDVEGYDAQYKLAILASLAFGSKIDVKNVYREGITKIEAVDMKYAKEFKMGIKLLAIAKETNGKVELRVHPTMIPKKHPLSNVYDSYNAVFIRGNAVGDLMFYGRGAGDLPTGSAVVSDIVSIVRNNVETENPNPVVKNNLWEREILDMGSVESKFYIRATVLDESGVLGEITAILGKHNVSIRSVIQKGDEEDGQVTIVLVTHRTSEAQIDGAVEEITSLKSVYKIDNIIRIEDFK, encoded by the coding sequence ATGAAAAAAGTAAAAATAGCACTACTGGGATTGGGGAATGTTGGTCGTGGTGTTTGGATGATTTTAAACTCTAACAAAGAAGAAATTATGAAAAGATGTGGATATGAAGTAGAAATAGCAAAAGTTCTTGTTAGAGATAAAAATAAACCAAGAGGTATTGAAATATCGGACGAACTTGTAACAACTGATTTTAATGAAATATTAAAAGATAGTAGCATTAAAATTGTCGTTGAAGTCATGGGAGGAATGGAACCCGCTAGAGAGTATATGCTAAGATGCATGGAAAACAAAAAGCATATAGTAACTGCAAATAAAATGTTATTAGCAACTGGTGGAGATGAACTTTTTGAAAAAGCTGATGAAAACGGAATTATGTTTAGTTATGAGGCTAGTGTAGCTGGGGGGATTCCAATTATAAAGGGAATAGATGAAAGCTTAACTGCAAATAAAATAGAAACTCTTTATGGAATAGTAAATGGAACAACTAATTACATCTTAAGTAAGATGGAACTTGAAGGTGCTGATTTCGATGATGTATTAAAGGAAGCGCAAGAAAAAGGATATGCTGAAGCTGACCCTACATCAGATGTTGAAGGGTATGATGCACAATATAAATTAGCAATACTTGCTTCATTAGCTTTTGGGTCAAAGATAGATGTGAAAAATGTATATAGAGAAGGAATTACAAAAATTGAAGCTGTTGATATGAAATATGCTAAGGAATTTAAAATGGGAATTAAATTACTTGCTATAGCAAAAGAAACTAATGGCAAAGTTGAACTTAGAGTTCATCCTACAATGATTCCGAAGAAACACCCGCTTTCGAATGTTTATGATTCATACAATGCTGTATTTATAAGAGGAAATGCAGTAGGAGATTTAATGTTTTACGGAAGAGGAGCAGGAGATCTTCCAACTGGCAGTGCGGTGGTGAGTGATATTGTTTCTATTGTAAGAAATAATGTTGAAACAGAAAATCCGAATCCAGTAGTAAAGAATAACCTATGGGAAAGAGAAATTTTAGACATGGGTTCAGTTGAAAGTAAATTTTATATAAGAGCAACTGTTTTGGATGAATCAGGGGTTCTTGGAGAAATTACTGCAATACTTGGAAAACATAATGTAAGTATAAGGTCTGTGATACAAAAAGGTGACGAAGAAGATGGTCAGGTAACTATTGTATTAGTTACTCACAGAACTAGTGAGGCTCAAATTGATGGTGCGGTTGAAGAAATTACTAGCTTAAAATCTGTTTACAAAATAGATAACATAATAAGAATAGAGGATTTTAAATAA
- a CDS encoding FIST signal transduction protein, whose amino-acid sequence MPGKIKKMIDEIIQQRSKGNPAITEMTIAKLILKGINPNKFDINSPDDMTIINKLLDIARQLNVNNLDNIEKSIRSSSSSKITEEDAVKDIKNQLNINDIKLVIFFASSNYNQQKISSLMEEEFKGCIVVGCSTAGELASGEILDNSIVAMAINSNIISDIKVELVGNIKKNLNLEPAFTSFEEYYKESLYNMSSEKFVGITLIDGLSMKEERIMDLIGDRTNVFFVGGSAADNNEFVETYVSVNGYTSTDSVALILIKISDDAEFSVIKTQSFESLDYSFVANKVDEERRQVIEFNNRPAALEYADAVKADNIKEISKYFMSNPLGLMIEENDFFVRSPQRVIGTSMMFYCNILEGMEVKLLKATNIIDDTRRIIKNKASELGKIDGIINFQCIHRTLELKRKNLSDEYAKIFKDIPTIGFSAYGEQYIGHINDTSTMLIFNLKTGK is encoded by the coding sequence TTGCCCGGAAAAATAAAAAAGATGATTGACGAAATCATTCAACAAAGATCAAAGGGGAATCCTGCTATTACGGAAATGACTATAGCTAAATTAATTCTAAAAGGAATTAATCCCAATAAATTTGATATAAATTCTCCAGATGATATGACAATAATTAATAAACTTCTTGATATTGCTAGGCAATTAAATGTAAATAATTTGGATAATATTGAAAAAAGTATAAGATCATCATCCTCAAGTAAAATAACGGAGGAGGATGCAGTAAAGGATATAAAAAATCAATTAAATATTAACGACATAAAATTAGTAATATTTTTTGCATCTTCTAATTATAATCAACAAAAGATAAGTTCACTTATGGAAGAAGAATTCAAGGGATGTATTGTTGTAGGGTGCTCTACGGCAGGAGAACTTGCAAGCGGAGAAATATTGGATAATTCCATTGTTGCAATGGCTATTAACTCTAATATTATTTCTGATATAAAAGTTGAATTGGTTGGAAATATAAAGAAAAATTTAAATTTAGAGCCTGCTTTTACTTCTTTTGAAGAATACTATAAAGAAAGTTTATATAATATGAGCTCAGAAAAATTTGTTGGTATAACATTAATAGATGGATTAAGCATGAAAGAGGAAAGAATAATGGATCTGATAGGTGATAGGACTAATGTGTTCTTTGTTGGTGGTTCAGCTGCGGATAACAATGAGTTCGTAGAGACCTATGTTTCTGTAAATGGATATACTTCGACAGATTCAGTGGCTTTAATTTTAATAAAGATAAGCGATGATGCTGAGTTTAGTGTTATAAAAACACAAAGTTTTGAATCTTTGGATTATAGCTTCGTTGCAAATAAAGTGGACGAAGAGAGAAGACAAGTAATTGAATTTAATAATAGACCAGCTGCGTTGGAATATGCAGATGCTGTGAAAGCTGATAATATTAAAGAAATTTCAAAATATTTTATGAGTAACCCACTAGGATTGATGATTGAAGAGAATGATTTTTTTGTAAGATCACCTCAGAGAGTTATAGGGACAAGTATGATGTTTTATTGTAATATACTTGAAGGAATGGAGGTTAAACTTTTAAAAGCTACAAATATTATTGATGATACAAGAAGGATAATTAAAAATAAAGCCAGTGAATTAGGAAAAATTGATGGGATTATAAATTTTCAATGTATACATAGAACTTTGGAATTAAAAAGGAAAAATTTGTCAGATGAATATGCTAAAATATTTAAAGATATTCCTACTATAGGATTTTCAGCTTATGGAGAACAGTATATAGGTCATATAAATGACACATCTACAATGCTAATTTTTAATTTAAAGACAGGAAAATAA
- a CDS encoding ATP-binding protein, translated as MKNLENFFYKANILIVHEYFEDSRVLIKFLNYRGYINIKSVKKSESIIKSIKENIPDMILININLEAINGYELCEVIRKDDDLMDVPIIFINTGGEAIDRNKIYIVGGNDYLSTPLEYEEVINRIEMHLRIKFMEHKIKFHKGNYDTTSTELKSWNKVLLKRNSDLVNEVIEKDNQLDEITFELKEFNIILEEEMNERTRTEEALKESERQLRHSIEEAPVPIMLYTEDGFVKKINRSWSDITGYRLEDIPMISEWADISEAFKEELSSTNIKKLFNSEKRQNNGEFSIRTHDGNIRICNFYSAYIGDLEDGHKLFMKVAIDVTEKKHMEELQKSVEEERKKLYEIKEYDRIRTEFFSNISHELRTPISVIFSALQIHELRLKDCIFENRSIDKYKYTKIMKQNCYRILRLINNIIDITKIDSGYFNINEHNIDIIALIENITLSVADYIENKGLSLIFDTNVEEKIMSCDPEKIERIILNILSNAVKFTSSGGKITVSIEDCYDKICIKIKDTGRGIPQDKLNSIFERFIQVDKSLARDHEGSGIGLSLVKSLVELHGGVISVKSKISCGTEFVIYIPCKLVKNAEEQYSLCSSIGGDCIEKINIEFSDIYN; from the coding sequence ATGAAGAATTTAGAAAACTTTTTTTATAAAGCTAATATTCTTATCGTTCATGAGTACTTTGAAGATTCACGTGTGCTAATAAAATTTCTTAATTATAGAGGATATATAAATATAAAAAGTGTTAAAAAAAGTGAATCAATCATAAAATCAATAAAAGAAAATATACCAGATATGATTTTAATAAATATAAATTTGGAAGCCATTAATGGATATGAGTTATGTGAAGTTATAAGAAAAGATGATGATTTGATGGATGTTCCAATTATTTTTATAAACACAGGTGGAGAAGCTATTGATAGAAATAAAATATATATTGTTGGAGGAAATGATTATTTAAGTACCCCCCTTGAATACGAGGAAGTTATAAATAGAATTGAAATGCATTTAAGAATTAAGTTTATGGAGCATAAGATAAAATTTCATAAAGGTAATTATGATACAACATCTACTGAATTAAAGAGTTGGAATAAGGTTTTATTAAAAAGAAACAGTGATTTGGTTAATGAAGTTATTGAAAAAGATAATCAATTAGATGAGATAACATTTGAGTTAAAAGAATTCAACATTATATTGGAAGAAGAAATGAATGAAAGAACTAGAACAGAAGAAGCGTTAAAGGAAAGTGAGAGACAGTTACGACATTCCATAGAAGAAGCACCAGTCCCAATAATGTTATATACAGAAGATGGATTTGTAAAGAAGATCAATAGATCATGGAGTGACATTACCGGATATAGACTTGAAGATATTCCAATGATTTCAGAATGGGCAGATATTTCAGAGGCTTTTAAAGAGGAATTGAGCAGTACAAATATAAAAAAATTATTTAATTCCGAGAAAAGGCAAAACAATGGGGAGTTTTCTATAAGGACACATGATGGAAATATAAGAATCTGCAATTTTTATTCAGCATATATTGGTGATTTAGAGGATGGACATAAATTATTCATGAAAGTAGCCATAGATGTGACAGAGAAAAAGCATATGGAAGAATTGCAAAAAAGTGTTGAAGAAGAGAGGAAAAAATTATATGAAATTAAGGAATACGACAGAATAAGGACGGAATTTTTTTCTAATATATCTCATGAATTAAGAACACCGATTAGTGTTATTTTCTCGGCGCTGCAAATACATGAACTTAGGTTAAAAGATTGTATATTTGAAAATAGAAGTATTGATAAATATAAATATACTAAAATAATGAAACAGAATTGTTATCGTATTTTACGACTTATTAATAATATTATAGATATAACAAAAATTGATTCTGGGTATTTTAATATCAATGAACATAATATTGATATTATCGCTCTTATAGAGAATATAACTTTATCAGTGGCTGACTATATTGAGAATAAGGGACTGTCTCTTATATTTGATACGAACGTGGAAGAAAAAATTATGTCATGTGATCCGGAAAAAATTGAAAGAATTATTTTGAATATACTATCAAATGCAGTAAAATTTACTTCAAGTGGTGGAAAAATAACTGTTAGTATTGAAGATTGCTATGATAAAATTTGTATAAAAATTAAAGATACAGGAAGAGGTATTCCACAAGATAAATTAAATTCGATATTTGAAAGATTTATACAGGTAGATAAATCTCTAGCTAGAGATCATGAAGGAAGTGGAATAGGACTTTCTCTTGTAAAGTCCTTAGTTGAGCTGCATGGTGGAGTAATATCTGTAAAAAGTAAAATAAGCTGTGGCACTGAATTTGTTATATATATCCCATGCAAACTAGTAAAAAATGCAGAAGAGCAATATTCGCTTTGCAGCTCTATAGGCGGAGATTGTATTGAAAAAATTAATATAGAATTTTCGGATATCTATAATTAA
- a CDS encoding cell shape-determining protein, protein MGNNRDLIRYLKILLSAYLIIGLILIFSSSMVLDLSLNILTITGIFVACTLVYGVLIRNKKYISTAIIVALLYVGAIIIYSPLISYNAHRNLIGNIEEMDFSSQIEYIDINQLPIIDKELAYKLADKKLGEITSLGSQVSVGQLTLQSVNGQLCYVGPLEHSSFLKWISNREGTIGYIKVSATNQNDVELVTQLDGKDIRLKYLNSAYFLSDLNRAAYFRDMKAGHTDYTFELDDSGRPYWVITRYDTGVGITEEKAIGALIMDAQTGDSTIYNIDNLPEWVDRIQPMKYINRYINKWGELVHGVLNFTDKDKLKTTTDGMNIIYDKGVCYYYTGITSVGSDESLVGFMLTNTRTGETKMYKTAGATEEAGMRSAEGKVQQYGYKATFPYLINIQNEPTYFMTLKDSNGLVKQYAMVNVKNYNTVGVGDTLQATLNKYLEGLTNTNISLESGNQEEVIRGEVERIGLVIKEGTSIYDIKLKNNENIFSVSTETSREVALTQANDSVEMKFIKVGDNRYIITNSFSNLSFVNSEKQKKE, encoded by the coding sequence ATGGGGAATAATAGAGATTTAATTAGATATTTAAAGATATTATTAAGCGCATATTTAATTATAGGATTAATTTTAATTTTTAGTAGTTCTATGGTTTTAGATTTAAGTCTTAATATTTTAACAATAACAGGCATATTTGTGGCGTGTACACTGGTATATGGAGTATTAATTAGAAATAAAAAATATATATCTACGGCAATTATTGTTGCCTTGTTATATGTTGGTGCAATTATCATATATAGTCCTTTAATTAGTTATAATGCTCATAGGAATTTAATAGGAAATATAGAAGAAATGGATTTTTCTAGCCAAATAGAATATATTGATATAAACCAGTTGCCTATTATTGATAAAGAACTTGCATACAAGCTAGCTGATAAAAAATTAGGTGAAATTACTAGTCTTGGGAGTCAAGTGAGTGTTGGTCAATTGACATTACAAAGTGTAAATGGTCAACTATGTTATGTTGGACCACTTGAGCATTCTTCTTTTCTTAAATGGATTAGCAATAGAGAAGGAACGATAGGGTATATTAAGGTAAGTGCTACAAATCAAAATGATGTAGAGTTGGTTACCCAGCTTGATGGAAAAGATATTAGGCTTAAATATTTAAATTCTGCATATTTTCTTAGTGATTTAAATAGAGCGGCTTACTTTAGAGATATGAAAGCAGGGCACACAGATTATACTTTTGAATTAGATGATAGCGGCAGACCATATTGGGTCATTACAAGATATGATACTGGCGTGGGCATTACAGAAGAAAAGGCCATAGGTGCATTAATAATGGATGCTCAGACAGGTGACTCAACTATTTATAATATTGATAATCTACCAGAATGGGTAGACAGAATACAGCCGATGAAATATATTAATAGGTATATTAACAAATGGGGAGAATTGGTTCATGGTGTTTTGAATTTTACGGATAAAGATAAACTTAAGACAACAACAGATGGTATGAATATTATATACGATAAGGGTGTCTGCTACTATTATACAGGTATAACGTCAGTAGGAAGTGATGAATCACTTGTAGGATTTATGCTTACAAATACAAGAACCGGAGAAACTAAAATGTATAAAACGGCTGGTGCTACAGAAGAAGCAGGCATGAGATCAGCAGAAGGAAAAGTACAACAGTATGGTTATAAAGCTACTTTTCCATATCTGATAAACATACAAAATGAGCCGACATATTTTATGACGCTGAAAGATTCTAATGGATTAGTTAAGCAATATGCTATGGTGAATGTAAAAAATTATAACACTGTAGGAGTTGGAGATACACTTCAAGCTACTTTAAATAAATATTTAGAGGGATTAACCAATACTAATATTTCTCTCGAAAGTGGAAACCAGGAAGAAGTTATAAGAGGAGAAGTAGAAAGGATAGGTCTAGTTATAAAAGAAGGTACGAGTATTTATGACATTAAGTTAAAAAATAATGAAAATATTTTTTCGGTTTCAACGGAGACATCTAGAGAGGTTGCATTAACTCAGGCTAACGACTCAGTGGAAATGAAGTTTATTAAAGTTGGAGATAATAGATATATTATAACCAATTCATTTAGTAATCTTTCTTTTGTTAACAGTGAGAAACAGAAAAAGGAATAG
- a CDS encoding zinc-ribbon domain-containing protein, with protein MEDKTLVCKDCGKEFIFTVGEQEFYKEKGFENDPVRCADCRRARKQQNNRR; from the coding sequence ATGGAAGATAAAACATTAGTATGTAAAGATTGTGGAAAAGAATTTATATTCACAGTTGGAGAACAAGAATTCTACAAAGAAAAAGGATTCGAAAATGATCCTGTAAGATGTGCAGATTGTAGAAGAGCTAGAAAGCAACAAAACAACAGAAGATAG
- a CDS encoding CarD family transcriptional regulator, translated as MFLIGDKVVYPMQGIGTVERIENKIFSGNTKEYIIVKITSNNLEIMIPSDKASNSNLRKVCDNSTLDHILLTLENKSSEFELASSKERYQANAKKIRSGLLKDSAEVVYDLILMNKKKSLSSSEKQLFNTAYKFLVEEVSVIKNISEIEATSFLNLNLN; from the coding sequence TTGTTTTTGATAGGAGATAAAGTTGTTTATCCAATGCAAGGCATAGGCACTGTTGAAAGAATAGAAAATAAGATTTTTTCAGGAAATACCAAGGAATACATAATAGTAAAGATTACGTCAAATAATTTAGAAATTATGATTCCAAGTGATAAGGCATCTAACTCAAATTTACGAAAAGTTTGCGATAACTCTACCTTAGATCATATATTGCTCACTCTTGAAAATAAAAGTAGTGAATTTGAACTTGCATCATCTAAGGAAAGATATCAAGCTAATGCAAAAAAAATAAGATCTGGATTACTTAAAGATAGTGCAGAAGTAGTTTACGATCTGATTCTTATGAATAAGAAAAAATCACTTAGTTCAAGTGAAAAACAATTATTTAATACTGCTTACAAATTTTTAGTTGAAGAAGTTTCAGTTATAAAAAATATTAGTGAAATTGAAGCTACAAGCTTTTTAAATTTGAACCTTAATTAA
- the udk gene encoding uridine kinase — protein sequence MQDIMIIGIAGGSGSGKTTLAQNIREAFSDDIVILCHDYYYKSNEGISLEERKKLNYDHPNSFDTDLLIEQLRELKAGNTIYHPVYSFVEHTRLDETVEVKPAKVVIVEGILIFENEELCDLMDIKVFVDTAGDVRIIRRLLRDVKERGRDLDSVINQYLGTVKPMHEEFVDPSKRRADIIIPEGGCNAVALSMLLERVRNFIYKE from the coding sequence ATGCAAGATATAATGATAATAGGCATAGCTGGAGGAAGCGGGTCAGGTAAAACTACTTTGGCTCAAAATATAAGAGAAGCTTTTAGTGATGATATAGTAATTCTTTGTCATGATTACTATTATAAATCTAATGAGGGAATTTCTTTGGAAGAAAGAAAAAAACTTAATTATGATCATCCTAATTCCTTTGACACAGATCTACTAATAGAGCAGCTTAGAGAATTAAAAGCGGGAAATACAATATATCATCCGGTATATTCTTTTGTTGAACATACAAGATTAGACGAAACTGTAGAAGTAAAACCAGCTAAAGTTGTAATAGTTGAAGGTATATTAATATTTGAAAATGAGGAACTTTGCGATTTGATGGATATTAAAGTTTTTGTAGATACAGCTGGTGATGTTAGAATAATAAGAAGATTGCTAAGAGATGTAAAAGAAAGAGGAAGAGATTTAGATTCTGTAATCAATCAATATTTAGGTACAGTGAAACCTATGCATGAGGAGTTTGTTGATCCAAGTAAGAGAAGGGCAGACATAATAATTCCAGAGGGTGGTTGTAATGCAGTTGCTTTAAGCATGCTACTGGAAAGAGTAAGGAATTTTATATATAAAGAATAG
- a CDS encoding HAD family hydrolase, producing the protein MKKVDAVIFDMDGVLIDSERISLKCYQEVLKDYQYEMDEKIYVKFIGRNVEGIKEALQEEFGKDFPFDEIYKKKSKLALEFTDKNGVKIKPGVHELLDYLNNENYKIAVATSTRRQRALELLERAKIKEKVNYIVCGDQVENSKPDPEIFLRAAEGLNVKPNNCLVVEDSDAGITAAHAASMTGVHVPDMKILDDKTKKLAFKICKELVDVKSVLEEIKEY; encoded by the coding sequence ATGAAAAAGGTAGATGCAGTAATATTTGATATGGATGGGGTATTAATAGATTCGGAAAGAATATCGCTCAAATGTTATCAGGAAGTTTTAAAAGATTATCAATATGAAATGGATGAAAAGATTTATGTAAAATTCATAGGAAGAAATGTTGAGGGTATAAAAGAGGCATTGCAGGAAGAGTTTGGGAAGGACTTTCCTTTCGATGAGATATATAAGAAAAAATCTAAATTAGCATTGGAATTTACTGATAAAAATGGTGTTAAAATCAAGCCTGGAGTACATGAACTATTAGACTACCTAAATAATGAAAATTATAAAATAGCGGTAGCTACTTCAACAAGAAGACAAAGAGCCCTTGAATTATTGGAAAGAGCAAAAATAAAGGAAAAAGTTAATTATATAGTTTGTGGAGATCAAGTTGAAAATTCTAAACCTGATCCAGAAATATTTTTAAGAGCAGCAGAAGGGTTAAATGTTAAACCAAATAACTGCTTAGTTGTTGAAGATTCAGATGCTGGAATAACAGCAGCACATGCAGCGAGTATGACAGGAGTTCATGTTCCAGATATGAAGATATTAGATGATAAGACAAAGAAGCTAGCGTTTAAAATATGTAAGGAATTGGTTGATGTTAAGAGCGTTTTGGAAGAAATTAAAGAGTATTGA
- a CDS encoding alpha/beta fold hydrolase yields MSEELINSYWGVNLESKVISQSSTTLTVLMPGIGYTLDRPLLDYSKKLALELGCDVLSLEYGFQIARKNLLIEKELQHLIKESICIFKSALKGNYTKIVFISKSIGTIVHTLLCDEISGYEVKHIYLTPIDHTLGVGIKENSLVISGTNDPLINIESIEKIKRINGVEMIEIEGADHSLNISNDILRSIDVIRKVIEAEKKYLI; encoded by the coding sequence ATGAGTGAAGAGTTAATAAATTCTTATTGGGGAGTTAATTTAGAAAGTAAAGTAATAAGTCAATCTAGTACGACGCTAACTGTGTTGATGCCAGGAATTGGCTATACATTAGACAGACCTCTTTTAGATTATTCGAAGAAATTAGCTCTAGAGTTAGGTTGTGATGTTCTTTCTTTAGAATATGGTTTTCAGATTGCAAGAAAAAACTTGCTTATAGAAAAGGAGCTTCAGCACTTAATAAAAGAATCTATATGTATCTTTAAATCAGCATTAAAAGGGAATTACACCAAGATAGTATTCATATCTAAAAGCATAGGAACTATTGTACATACTCTACTTTGTGATGAGATTAGTGGTTATGAAGTTAAGCATATTTACTTAACGCCTATAGATCATACTTTAGGAGTTGGAATAAAGGAAAATTCGTTAGTAATAAGTGGAACAAATGATCCGCTAATAAATATAGAATCTATTGAAAAAATAAAAAGAATTAATGGTGTAGAGATGATTGAAATAGAAGGAGCTGACCATTCGCTAAATATAAGTAATGATATATTAAGAAGTATAGATGTTATTCGTAAAGTAATTGAGGCTGAAAAGAAATACTTAATATAA
- the ilvA gene encoding threonine ammonia-lyase yields the protein MMTLDKFEEAYEIVQKVILKTKLVFSDYYSDITGNKVYFKPENMQKTGAYKIRGAYYKISTLSEEDRSKGLVTASAGNHAQGVAYAAKAYNTKAIIVMPTTTPLMKVNRTKAYGAEVILHGDVYDEACNYALKLAEEEGYTFIHPFDDLDVATGQGSIAMEIIKELPTVDIILVPIGGGGLATGVSTLAKLLNPNIRVIGVEPAGANCMQVSLKNGDVTTLPSVDTIADGTAVKTPGSKIFPYIQRNLDDIITIEDHELIGAFLDMLENHKMLAENSGLLTVAALKHLDVKDKKIVSIISGGNMDVITFASLVQHGLIERERICTVSVLLPDKPGELTNVSKVIAEAHGNIIKLDHNQFVSINRNSAVELDITMETFGHDHKEAIIRALKDSGYDPKVIQPKMIYQ from the coding sequence ATGATGACACTTGATAAATTTGAAGAAGCATATGAAATCGTACAAAAAGTAATCTTAAAAACCAAGTTAGTGTTTAGCGACTATTACTCAGATATTACAGGAAATAAAGTTTACTTTAAGCCTGAAAATATGCAAAAAACGGGGGCGTATAAAATCAGAGGGGCATACTATAAGATCAGCACACTTTCAGAGGAAGATAGAAGCAAAGGTCTTGTGACAGCTTCTGCTGGCAATCATGCTCAAGGGGTAGCTTATGCTGCCAAAGCCTATAACACAAAAGCAATAATTGTAATGCCAACCACCACTCCTCTAATGAAAGTTAATCGTACAAAAGCCTATGGCGCAGAAGTTATTTTACATGGAGATGTTTATGATGAGGCTTGCAATTACGCTTTAAAACTTGCTGAAGAAGAAGGTTATACTTTTATTCATCCTTTTGATGACTTAGACGTAGCAACTGGTCAGGGCTCAATAGCAATGGAGATCATAAAAGAATTGCCAACTGTTGATATAATCTTAGTTCCAATAGGTGGCGGCGGACTTGCTACAGGTGTTTCTACACTTGCAAAACTTCTAAACCCTAATATAAGAGTTATAGGGGTAGAGCCTGCTGGCGCAAACTGCATGCAAGTTTCTTTAAAGAATGGAGATGTAACTACTCTTCCTTCAGTAGATACAATAGCTGATGGTACTGCCGTTAAAACCCCTGGTTCTAAGATTTTTCCATATATACAACGAAATCTCGACGATATCATAACTATCGAGGATCACGAACTTATAGGAGCGTTCCTAGATATGCTCGAAAATCACAAAATGCTTGCTGAAAACTCAGGCTTATTAACTGTGGCAGCTTTAAAACACTTAGATGTAAAAGATAAAAAGATTGTATCAATTATAAGCGGTGGTAATATGGATGTAATTACCTTTGCATCCCTAGTGCAACATGGTTTAATAGAAAGAGAACGTATTTGTACAGTTTCTGTTTTACTTCCAGATAAACCTGGAGAATTAACCAATGTATCTAAGGTAATTGCAGAAGCTCATGGTAATATAATCAAACTTGATCACAATCAATTTGTAAGTATTAATCGTAACAGTGCAGTTGAACTTGATATCACAATGGAAACCTTCGGACATGATCACAAAGAAGCAATCATTAGAGCTCTCAAGGATAGCGGATATGATCCTAAAGTTATTCAACCTAAAATGATTTATCAATAA